The following proteins come from a genomic window of Pseudochaenichthys georgianus chromosome 17, fPseGeo1.2, whole genome shotgun sequence:
- the LOC117462175 gene encoding uro-adherence factor A-like isoform X1, giving the protein MDRYDNLDLECEGGGGVVEKVALFGGRFKKSLKSSEPSLKAQDSLSVSSELSKSDESLTDGSTKEKGGVFKGMFKKTNKAAKEEQPQVSLSVQNPELSVSSDSLTDNKPSKEKSGVFGGKLKRSPKPGHVRRPSQDLLEDKFAAIDDSLSENTTAKEKSGVFGGILKRHARRPSQDLLDNEFTASTDSLSENTTAKETGGVFSGMFKKSPKPSAAQSQEDLSASSELSGSKDNLSANSNTKESGGMFSGMFKKPPKPPAARTESQEDLSAPSEPSGSKDSLSVNSNTKEAGGMFGGMFRKSPKPFGSRTQSEEDLSAPSELSGSKDSLSTNSNTKETGGKFGGMFKKAPKPLGKRTPSQDDLSDASELSGSNGSLSENTKEKGGLFSGVFRKKVARSQSREHLTVESELSASSDRLIEKPSKEKESGSDGEEVLDKEESQPSHKQSTFAGAMEKLNPFRSAIKNEKQSSSDEEEPASSEKSSGHKQAGVMSKLNIFRSTHKKNTEEDAQENEKPGEEKPKPVKSNMIQRERKERSDTPTVPPRPSKEEMKRTSIYDEGNEDDQDSKDMISRSARLSEEELNKTAARQKQKSNHQSQSDDEGLMDGSAGAGEEESKAAKVKKPRRHNPFMQRAGAKAQSDDEGLDGEDDSSPKEQTKDEEGKEKTETKVKKPKKHNPFMPSGKGKGIRRNAQDGAVGAGENEKRTLFDQLEDLRIDPSQPEDRQDFQGLMDWWNTVESWEDTPQEDDMTEKQEAKAFAVTADKVQKGIRVFNKLFSERAESLWQHVIDLNSIADGLDKFNKNTKIAQITGGSTSAIGGVATITGLALAPVTFGVSLIITAVGLGVATAGGLTSAGAGISNQVNNSQDRKKVEKIVNDYVEKMVDLNKCLKFIKQGIENMKRFDLIKMKEHAYNRDFPVLSKSIYEDGAMAGKAILISANEIMRVVQIANVAGSTAARAVQIASMATGVLTGLFVGMDIYFVAKDSKELKKGAKSEFAAKIREVATQLHDGLVELNTIREELQCTGPANDKGTDTAPLDSDKKDDKHDSSSEDEIDRIKKAIKEDYENREYV; this is encoded by the exons ATG GATCGATACGATAACCTCGACCTGGAGTGTGAAGGGGGAGGAGGCGTAGTT GAAAAAGTGGCGTTATTCGGTGGGAGGTTTAAGAAATCCCTCAAGTCATCAGAACCATCTCTCAAAGCACAG GACAGTTTATCAGTCAGCAGTGAGCTTTCCAAGAGCGACGAGAGTCTGACTGACGGCAGCACCAAG GAGAAAGGAGGTGTATTTAAAGGGATGTTTAAGAAGACCAACAAGGCTGCCAAAGAGGAACAGCCACAG GTCTCCCTGTCGGTACAAAACCCTGAACTGTCCGTCAGCAGTGACAGCTTAACAGACAACAAGCCATCAAAG GAGAAATCAGGTGTGTTTGGTGGGAAACTGAAAAGGTCTCCTAAACCAGGACATGTCCGCAGGCCCTCACAG GATCTTTTGGAAGACAAGTTTGCAGCCATTGACGACAGCCTGTCAGAAAACACCACGGCTAAG GAAAAATCCGGTGTGTTCGGTGGGATCCTGAAACGCCATGCCCGGAGGCCATCCCAG GATCTTCTGGACAATGAGTTCACAGCCAGTACCGACAGTCTGTCTGAAAACACCACAGCTAAG GAGACAGGAGGGGTGTTCAGTGGGATGTTTAAAAAATCACCAAAGCCTTCTGCAGCACAATCACAG GAGGATCTGTCTGCATCCAGCGAGCTGTCAGGCAGCAAAGACAATCTGTCTGCGAACAGCAACACTAAG GAGAGCGGAGGGATGTTCAGTGGGATGTTTAAAAAACCACCAAAGCCTCCTGCAGCGAGGACAGAATCCCAG GAGGATTTGTCTGCGCCCAGCGAGCCGTCAGGCAGCAAAGACAGTCTGTCTGTGAACAGCAACACTAAG GAGGCAGGAGGGATGTTCGGTGGGATGTTTAGAAAATCGCCAAAGCCTTTTGGGTCGAGGACACAATCTGAG GAGGATTTGTCTGCCCCCAGCGAGCTGTCAGGCAGCAAGGACAGTCTGTCTACGAACAGCAACACTAAG GAGACCGGAGGGAAGTTTGGTGGGATGTTTAAAAAAGCACCAAAGCCCTTAGGAAAGAGGACACCATCTCAG GATGATTTGTCTGATGCCAGCGAGCTCTCGGGAAGCAACGGCAGTCTCTCAGAGAACACTAAG GAGAAAGGAGGACTCTTCAGTGGCGTGTTCAGAAAGAAAGTTGCCAGATCTCAGTCTAGG GAGCATCTGACCGTGGAGAGTGAGCTCTCTGCCAGCAGCGACCGTCTCATCGAGAAGCCTTCAAAG GAGAAGGAATCCGGCTCTGACGGTGAGGAGGTGTTGGACAAAGAAGAGAGCCAGCCCAGTCACAAACAG AGTACATTTGCTGGGGCCATGGAGAAGCTGAATCCTTTTAGATCTGCAATCAAA AATGAAAAGCAGTCGAGCTCAGATGAGGAGGAACCTGCGAGCAGCGAGAAGTCTTCAGGCCACAAACAG GCTGGAGTCATGTCCAAACTGAATATATTCCGCTCCACACATAAA aaAAACACTGAAGAAGACGCACAGGAGAATGAGAAGCCAGGGGAAGAGAAGCCAAAACCG GTCAAAAGCAACATGATCCAGCGAGAGAGAAAGGAAAGAAGTGACACTCCAACGGTCCCACCCAGACCTTCTAAGGAG GAAATGAAGAGGACGTCCATATACGACGAAGGGAATGAGGACGATCAG GACAGCAAGGACATGATCTCCAGATCTGCCAGATTGTCAGAGGAG GAACTGAATAAAACAGCTGCGAGACAAAAGCAGAAGAGCAACCATCAG AGCCAATCAGACGATGAAGGCCTCATGGATGGATCTGCAGGAGCCGGAGAGGAAGAAAGCAAAGCA GCCAAGGTGAAAAAACCTAGGCGCCATAATCCATTTATGCAGCGTGCTGGAgcaaag GCTCAGTCTGACGATGAAGGGCTCGATGGAGAAGATGATTCTTCACCCAAAGAGCAAACGAAAGATGAAGAGGGCAAGGAAAAAACAGAG acCAAAGTCAAGAAACCGAAGAAACACAATCCTTTCATGCCAAGTGGCAAG GGCAAAGGCATTCGGAGGAACGCTCAGGACGGCGCTGTCGGCGCAGGAGAG AATGAAAAAAGAACTTTATTCGACCAGCTGGAAGACTTGCGTATTGACCCGTCACAGCCTGAAGACAGACAG GATTTCCAGGGCCTTATGGATTGGTGGAACACCGTGGAGT CCTGGGAGGACACGCCTCAAGAGGATGACATGACAGAAAAACAAGAGGCCAA GGCGTTCGCTGTGACGGCGGACAAGGTGCAGAAGGGAATCCGCGTCTTCAACAAACTGTTCTCGGAGCGGGCTGAGAGCCTCTGGCAGCACGTCATCGACCTCAACAGCATCGCAGACGGCCTGGACAAGTTCAACAAGAACACAAAGATCGCCCAAATCACCGGCGGCTCCACCAGCGCCATCGGGGGAGTGGCCACCATCACCGGCCTCGCTCTGGCCCCGGTCACCTTCGGAGTCTCTCTCATTATTACGGCTGTAGGTTTGGGTGTCGCTACGGCAGGCGGTCTGACATCAGCAGGCGCCGGCATCTCCAACCAGGTCAACAACTCCCAGGACCGCAAGAAAGTGGAGAAGATCGTGAATGATTATGTGGAGAAGATGGTCGACCTCAACAAGTGCCTGAAGTTCATCAAGCAGGGAATCGAGAACATGAAGCGGTTTGACCTGATCAAGATGAAAGAACACGCCTACAACCGAGACTTCCCTGTGCTCAGCAAGAGCATTTATGAAGACGGCGCCATGGCAGGGAAGGCCATCCTCATCAGCGCTAACGAGATCATGCGTGTGGTGCAGATCGCCAACGTGGCGGGAAGCACCGCGGCGAGAGCGGTCCAGATCGCTAGTATGGCCACTGGTGTGCTCACTGGACTCTTTGTAGGCATGGACATCTACTTCGTGGCCAAGGACTCCAAAGAACTGAAGAAAGGGGCCAAGTCCGAGTTTGCCGCCAAAATCAGGGAGGTGGCGACGCAGCTGCACGACGGCCTGGTGGAGCTGAACACGATACGAGAGGAGCTGCAGTGCACCGGGCCAGCTAACGACAAAGGCAccgacacagccccattggacaGTGACAAGAAAGACGACAAACATGACAGTTCGAGTGAAGATGAAATCGACCGCATCAAAAAAGCCATTAAAGAGGACTATGAGAACCGAGAATATGTTTGA
- the LOC117462175 gene encoding nucleolar and coiled-body phosphoprotein 1-like isoform X2 has product MDRYDNLDLECEGGGGVVEKVALFGGRFKKSLKSSEPSLKAQDSLSVSSELSKSDESLTDGSTKEKGGVFKGMFKKTNKAAKEEQPQVSLSVQNPELSVSSDSLTDNKPSKEKSGVFGGKLKRSPKPGHVRRPSQDLLEDKFAAIDDSLSENTTAKEKSGVFGGILKRHARRPSQDLLDNEFTASTDSLSENTTAKETGGVFSGMFKKSPKPSAAQSQEDLSASSELSGSKDNLSANSNTKESGGMFSGMFKKPPKPPAARTESQEDLSAPSEPSGSKDSLSVNSNTKEAGGMFGGMFRKSPKPFGSRTQSEEDLSAPSELSGSKDSLSTNSNTKETGGKFGGMFKKAPKPLGKRTPSQDDLSDASELSGSNGSLSENTKEKGGLFSGVFRKKVARSQSREHLTVESELSASSDRLIEKPSKEKESGSDGEEVLDKEESQPSHKQSTFAGAMEKLNPFRSAIKNEKQSSSDEEEPASSEKSSGHKQAGVMSKLNIFRSTHKKNTEEDAQENEKPGEEKPKPVKSNMIQRERKERSDTPTVPPRPSKEEMKRTSIYDEGNEDDQELNKTAARQKQKSNHQSQSDDEGLMDGSAGAGEEESKAAKVKKPRRHNPFMQRAGAKAQSDDEGLDGEDDSSPKEQTKDEEGKEKTETKVKKPKKHNPFMPSGKGKGIRRNAQDGAVGAGENEKRTLFDQLEDLRIDPSQPEDRQDFQGLMDWWNTVESWEDTPQEDDMTEKQEAKAFAVTADKVQKGIRVFNKLFSERAESLWQHVIDLNSIADGLDKFNKNTKIAQITGGSTSAIGGVATITGLALAPVTFGVSLIITAVGLGVATAGGLTSAGAGISNQVNNSQDRKKVEKIVNDYVEKMVDLNKCLKFIKQGIENMKRFDLIKMKEHAYNRDFPVLSKSIYEDGAMAGKAILISANEIMRVVQIANVAGSTAARAVQIASMATGVLTGLFVGMDIYFVAKDSKELKKGAKSEFAAKIREVATQLHDGLVELNTIREELQCTGPANDKGTDTAPLDSDKKDDKHDSSSEDEIDRIKKAIKEDYENREYV; this is encoded by the exons ATG GATCGATACGATAACCTCGACCTGGAGTGTGAAGGGGGAGGAGGCGTAGTT GAAAAAGTGGCGTTATTCGGTGGGAGGTTTAAGAAATCCCTCAAGTCATCAGAACCATCTCTCAAAGCACAG GACAGTTTATCAGTCAGCAGTGAGCTTTCCAAGAGCGACGAGAGTCTGACTGACGGCAGCACCAAG GAGAAAGGAGGTGTATTTAAAGGGATGTTTAAGAAGACCAACAAGGCTGCCAAAGAGGAACAGCCACAG GTCTCCCTGTCGGTACAAAACCCTGAACTGTCCGTCAGCAGTGACAGCTTAACAGACAACAAGCCATCAAAG GAGAAATCAGGTGTGTTTGGTGGGAAACTGAAAAGGTCTCCTAAACCAGGACATGTCCGCAGGCCCTCACAG GATCTTTTGGAAGACAAGTTTGCAGCCATTGACGACAGCCTGTCAGAAAACACCACGGCTAAG GAAAAATCCGGTGTGTTCGGTGGGATCCTGAAACGCCATGCCCGGAGGCCATCCCAG GATCTTCTGGACAATGAGTTCACAGCCAGTACCGACAGTCTGTCTGAAAACACCACAGCTAAG GAGACAGGAGGGGTGTTCAGTGGGATGTTTAAAAAATCACCAAAGCCTTCTGCAGCACAATCACAG GAGGATCTGTCTGCATCCAGCGAGCTGTCAGGCAGCAAAGACAATCTGTCTGCGAACAGCAACACTAAG GAGAGCGGAGGGATGTTCAGTGGGATGTTTAAAAAACCACCAAAGCCTCCTGCAGCGAGGACAGAATCCCAG GAGGATTTGTCTGCGCCCAGCGAGCCGTCAGGCAGCAAAGACAGTCTGTCTGTGAACAGCAACACTAAG GAGGCAGGAGGGATGTTCGGTGGGATGTTTAGAAAATCGCCAAAGCCTTTTGGGTCGAGGACACAATCTGAG GAGGATTTGTCTGCCCCCAGCGAGCTGTCAGGCAGCAAGGACAGTCTGTCTACGAACAGCAACACTAAG GAGACCGGAGGGAAGTTTGGTGGGATGTTTAAAAAAGCACCAAAGCCCTTAGGAAAGAGGACACCATCTCAG GATGATTTGTCTGATGCCAGCGAGCTCTCGGGAAGCAACGGCAGTCTCTCAGAGAACACTAAG GAGAAAGGAGGACTCTTCAGTGGCGTGTTCAGAAAGAAAGTTGCCAGATCTCAGTCTAGG GAGCATCTGACCGTGGAGAGTGAGCTCTCTGCCAGCAGCGACCGTCTCATCGAGAAGCCTTCAAAG GAGAAGGAATCCGGCTCTGACGGTGAGGAGGTGTTGGACAAAGAAGAGAGCCAGCCCAGTCACAAACAG AGTACATTTGCTGGGGCCATGGAGAAGCTGAATCCTTTTAGATCTGCAATCAAA AATGAAAAGCAGTCGAGCTCAGATGAGGAGGAACCTGCGAGCAGCGAGAAGTCTTCAGGCCACAAACAG GCTGGAGTCATGTCCAAACTGAATATATTCCGCTCCACACATAAA aaAAACACTGAAGAAGACGCACAGGAGAATGAGAAGCCAGGGGAAGAGAAGCCAAAACCG GTCAAAAGCAACATGATCCAGCGAGAGAGAAAGGAAAGAAGTGACACTCCAACGGTCCCACCCAGACCTTCTAAGGAG GAAATGAAGAGGACGTCCATATACGACGAAGGGAATGAGGACGATCAG GAACTGAATAAAACAGCTGCGAGACAAAAGCAGAAGAGCAACCATCAG AGCCAATCAGACGATGAAGGCCTCATGGATGGATCTGCAGGAGCCGGAGAGGAAGAAAGCAAAGCA GCCAAGGTGAAAAAACCTAGGCGCCATAATCCATTTATGCAGCGTGCTGGAgcaaag GCTCAGTCTGACGATGAAGGGCTCGATGGAGAAGATGATTCTTCACCCAAAGAGCAAACGAAAGATGAAGAGGGCAAGGAAAAAACAGAG acCAAAGTCAAGAAACCGAAGAAACACAATCCTTTCATGCCAAGTGGCAAG GGCAAAGGCATTCGGAGGAACGCTCAGGACGGCGCTGTCGGCGCAGGAGAG AATGAAAAAAGAACTTTATTCGACCAGCTGGAAGACTTGCGTATTGACCCGTCACAGCCTGAAGACAGACAG GATTTCCAGGGCCTTATGGATTGGTGGAACACCGTGGAGT CCTGGGAGGACACGCCTCAAGAGGATGACATGACAGAAAAACAAGAGGCCAA GGCGTTCGCTGTGACGGCGGACAAGGTGCAGAAGGGAATCCGCGTCTTCAACAAACTGTTCTCGGAGCGGGCTGAGAGCCTCTGGCAGCACGTCATCGACCTCAACAGCATCGCAGACGGCCTGGACAAGTTCAACAAGAACACAAAGATCGCCCAAATCACCGGCGGCTCCACCAGCGCCATCGGGGGAGTGGCCACCATCACCGGCCTCGCTCTGGCCCCGGTCACCTTCGGAGTCTCTCTCATTATTACGGCTGTAGGTTTGGGTGTCGCTACGGCAGGCGGTCTGACATCAGCAGGCGCCGGCATCTCCAACCAGGTCAACAACTCCCAGGACCGCAAGAAAGTGGAGAAGATCGTGAATGATTATGTGGAGAAGATGGTCGACCTCAACAAGTGCCTGAAGTTCATCAAGCAGGGAATCGAGAACATGAAGCGGTTTGACCTGATCAAGATGAAAGAACACGCCTACAACCGAGACTTCCCTGTGCTCAGCAAGAGCATTTATGAAGACGGCGCCATGGCAGGGAAGGCCATCCTCATCAGCGCTAACGAGATCATGCGTGTGGTGCAGATCGCCAACGTGGCGGGAAGCACCGCGGCGAGAGCGGTCCAGATCGCTAGTATGGCCACTGGTGTGCTCACTGGACTCTTTGTAGGCATGGACATCTACTTCGTGGCCAAGGACTCCAAAGAACTGAAGAAAGGGGCCAAGTCCGAGTTTGCCGCCAAAATCAGGGAGGTGGCGACGCAGCTGCACGACGGCCTGGTGGAGCTGAACACGATACGAGAGGAGCTGCAGTGCACCGGGCCAGCTAACGACAAAGGCAccgacacagccccattggacaGTGACAAGAAAGACGACAAACATGACAGTTCGAGTGAAGATGAAATCGACCGCATCAAAAAAGCCATTAAAGAGGACTATGAGAACCGAGAATATGTTTGA